The sequence CGGCGTAGCCGAGACCAGGAGCGGCGAGACCGAGACCAGGAGCGATAGTAGCGGCGGGAGCGATGCCGGCGACACCGAAGGGAGCGATGCCAGCAGCACCGAAGGGAGCGAGAGCGGCAGCGGGAGCGTAGGCGGCCGCAGCGTAGCCGGGAGCGAAGGCAGTAGTCTCGGCGGCCATGGCGTTGATGCCATTGCCGCAGGCGTGGTTGACGGCACCAGCACCAGCAGTGGGCAACACACCCTCTACAGCTACAGTACCGACGAACGGCAGCTCACCAGCCGCGGCCAGAATACCCTCATAAACGTTCTCAGACGCTACGGAGAGGCCGACGGGAGCGATGGCGGAGGCGCTGGAGACGGGCAGTCCACCGCCGCTGGTGGGGGTGAAGTCCATGGCGGCGGCATAACCACAAGGTGCACCCAAGCCGTAAGAAGCAGCCATACCATAGGGACCGGCCAAGCCGTCGTACGCCAGCGCGGGAGCGGCCAGTCCACAAGGAGTAGCCAACGCGCGGCTACCGAGGCACTGGCTGAATGCCACCTGAGTGAACAAcggaataatattaatttgtattcgtTATTCAATCCATATGACTTTAAgattattctttttaaatttactaaTGAAATAAGATTAGAATCAAAAGAaacgtttataattataaatgcttTACCTGCACGAAGAGCGCCTGAGCGCAGAAGACGAGGACGATCTTAGCAGACATGTTGTTACTAATGTGAAGTACACAATGATGTTATACAACCTTCGTGAGGCTTTTATAATAACCCTTATCAGTAATTACCAAGAAAACTTAATaggttattgtaattaaaaagtttatgaaataacgATAAGCCTATAACTTGTGTACTAACAATGACACTtactaaatacttttattgtgataaaaaattacgaaatgTTATTCTTCACATGTGACACGCACTGAACtcacatttcatataaaaagctGTCCAACATCCAGTTCATCATTCAGTCTTCAGCTCCTCGTTGAACAAACATCAAACATG is a genomic window of Anticarsia gemmatalis isolate Benzon Research Colony breed Stoneville strain chromosome 27, ilAntGemm2 primary, whole genome shotgun sequence containing:
- the LOC142984631 gene encoding chorion class B protein Ld34-like, with translation MSAKIVLVFCAQALFVQVAFSQCLGSRALATPCGLAAPALAYDGLAGPYGMAASYGLGAPCGYAAAMDFTPTSGGGLPVSSASAIAPVGLSVASENVYEGILAAAGELPFVGTVAVEGVLPTAGAGAVNHACGNGINAMAAETTAFAPGYAAAAYAPAAALAPFGAAGIAPFGVAGIAPAATIAPGLGLAAPGLGYAGWAGRGCGCAI